In Oryza sativa Japonica Group chromosome 11, ASM3414082v1, the following are encoded in one genomic region:
- the LOC4349896 gene encoding BURP domain-containing protein 17 precursor (The RefSeq protein has 1 substitution, 1 non-frameshifting indel compared to this genomic sequence) → MDRIFARFFCFLLIAAVSHAADLSPEQYWRSILPNTPMPSSISQLLNYPYLPAVRLPRRTDAGQRNYKSSVSHVAERSHRVDDGQRNYKLSALPATNELPHRTDAGQRNYKSSVSPVAELPHRVDDGQRNYKLSALPATNELPHRTDAGQRNYKSSVSPXAELXHRVDDGQRNYKLSALPATNELPHXTDAGQRNYKSSVSPMAELSHRVDDGQRNYKLSALPATNELPHXTDAGQRNYKSSVSPVAELPHRVDDGQRNYKLSALPATNELPHRTDAGQRNYKSSVSPVAELPHRVDDGQRNYKLSALPATNELPHRIDAGQRNYKSSVSPMAELPHRADDGQRNYKLSVSPAAELPHRVDDGQRNYKLSVLPATELVHYTDGQRNYKSSVLETPELLKDPDMALFFLEKNLQQGKKINNALHFANLLATTNSKFLPRGKADSIPFSSKELPEILDRFGVRPGSDDAAEMSATLQDCELPANKGEKKACATSLESIVDFVTSSFGASDVDAASTVVLSKAVESSSLAQDYTVSGVRRMAGTGQLIACHPESYPYAVFMCHLTEATTRAYKASLVGKDGTAVEAVAVCHTDTSDWNPEHAAFHVLGVKPGTVPVCHFMQPDAVVWTRRG, encoded by the exons ATGGATAGGATCTTCGCCCGTTTCTTTTGCTTCCTACTG ATTGCGGCAGTAAGCCATGCAGCTGATCTGTCCCCCGAGCAATACTGGCGATCCATCCTCCCTAACACCCCAATGCCAAGCTCCATCTCCCAACTTCTTAACTACCCTTACTTGCCTGCTGTTAGATTACCTCGCCGTACGGATGCTGGTCAGCGCAACTACAAATCATCAGTTTCACATGTGGCTGAACGATCTCACCGTGTAGATGATGGCCAACGCAACTACAAGTTATCAGCTTTACCTGCCACTAATGAACTACCTCACCGTACGGATGCTGGTCAACGCAACTACAAGTCATCAGTTTCACCTGTGGCTGAACTACCTCACCGTGTAGATGATGGCCAACGCAACTACAAGTTATCAGCTTTACCTGCCACTAATGAACTACCTCACCGTACGGATGCTGGTCAACGCAACTACAAGTCATCAGTTTCACCTATGGCTGAACTATCTCACCGTGTAGATGATGGTCAACGCAACTACAAGTTATCAGCTTTACCTGCCACTAATGAACTACCTCACCATACGGATGCTGGTCAACGCAACTACAAGTCATCAGTTTCACCTGTGGCTGAACTACCTCACCGTGTAGATGATGGTCAACGCAACTACAAGTTATCAGCTTTACCTGCCACTAATGAACTACCTCACCGTACGGATGCTGGTCAACGCAACTACAAGTCATCAGTTTCACCTGTGGCTGAACTACCTCACCGTGTAGATGATGGCCAACGCAACTACAAGTTATCAGCTTTACCTGCCACTAATGAACTACCTCACCGTATAGATGCTGGTCAACGCAACTACAAGTCATCAGTTTCACCTATGGCTGAACTACCTCACCGTGCAGATGATGGTCAACGCAACTACAAGTTATCAGTTTCACCTGCTGCTGAACTACCTCACCGTGTAGATGATGGTCAACGCAATTACAAGTTATCAGTTTTACCTGCCACTGAACTAGTTCACTATACAGATGGTCAACGCAATTACAAGTCATCAGTTTTGGAGACGCCAGAACTTCTCAAAGACCCCGACATGGCGCTCTTCTTCCTTGAGAAGAATCTTCAACAaggtaaaaaaattaataacgcCCTCCACTTCGCCAACTTGTTGGCCACTACGAACTCCAAGTTCCTGCCACGAGGCAAGGCGGACTCCATCCCGTTCTCCTCTAAAGAACTACCCGAGATCCTGGACCGGTTCGGGGTGCGGCCGGGCTCCGACGACGCGGCTGAGATGAGTGCTACGCTGCAGGACTGCGAGCTGCCGGCGAATAAGGGAGAGAAGAAGGCCTGCGCCACGTCGCTGGAGTCTATAGTCGACTTCGTCACATCCAGCTTTGGGGCCAGTGACGtcgacgccgcctccaccgtTGTGCTCAGTAAGGCGGTGGAGTCTTCTTCGCTGGCGCAGGACTACACGGTGAGCGGCGTGAGGCGAATGGCCGGAACCGGCCAGCTCATCGCTTGCCATCCGGAGTCGTACCCGTACGCTGTGTTCATGTGCCACCTCACAGAGGCGACGACGAGGGCGTACAAGGCCTCATTGGTCGGCAAAGATGGTACTGCGGTGGAGGCGGTCGCCGTGTGCCACACCGACACGTCGGACTGGAACCCAGAGCACGCTGCCTTCCATGTGCTCGGCGTCAAGCCTGGGACTGTGCCTGTCTGCCACTTCATGCAGCCTGACGCTGTCGTCTGGACCCGCAGGGGctga
- the LOC136351197 gene encoding uncharacterized protein — translation MVDVRAVIESFFVMLKENIYVLIRIESLVALVTLIFLAMFIIDFYRCRTRSSILTTILESIDELSDQIVVYLIGAMQSARFENELFPVWAIVLVSLRTSLGYLSGYGISDRDRQFMELANVIKFIGAGVLAGTRGLKYARPLWSFWAILQLKSMYRFFAHGMANESLWHGRSSEFIPEYMRTFIPEDQETGVNHDDRNTSTMMPGKKYLICGESNKDITLKKPQYTINISNSSAQSLVTLGKIQEYNWKGMNNRDGDSKFKDLSMAFSLSRLLRCRLEDVTLNKDSINDMQHLIISEFIPDSRGQRQEEKVDGHQAVEAERTFRILELELAFVRDYFYTLYPLVFWEGLGSLCLSLLLSAATFAIAFWLAVGIRKVYQPPEGNLVLWVDGCNFDIIMTWVFMFCVMFKEIWEIVTYLVSNWTRLLVLCKYVQDQAWFVSERLTKHLVRSFFESKIGEPWHGRIDQYDFLQQITYKPTLWKLANVITLGKIKGKLDGKKTGEAIKIPQCVKLAILQAIRRIGLTNSFLVPEVLFVETLKHAREQLKDCNLKWCRYNKLMGIALQATPSSVDEKLKMNILQQGVTLAKDLIGMKDDEACWKILAEVWADLLVHIAPSWNASDHKNNLESGGEFITLIWALLWHCGIEKSSLWHKDEAFENNSQVPQESSTETRNVIPMDEPANEDGIESSEELKTRSFRRGKESRNGPKDTAKQSHGENEEKNGISSSSFRS, via the exons atggtGGACGTCCGTGCTGTGATTGAATCATTTTTTGTCATGCTGAAAGAGAACATCTATGTCTTGATCCGCATTGAGTCCTTGGTGGCACTGGTGACATTGATATTCCTTGCAATGTTCATCATAGACTTCTACCGCTGCCGAACTCGTAGCTCAATCTTGACCACCATTCTTGAAAGCATCGACGAATTATCTGATCAGATAGTAGTGTACCTCATTGGAGCCATGCAATCCGCGAGGTTTGAGAATGAGCTGTTCCCGGTCTGGGCCATCGTGCTGGTGAGTCTCCGTACCAGCCTCGGCTATCTCTCTGGGTATGGCATCTCAGACCGTGATCGACAATTCATGGAGCTGGCAAATGTGATCAAGTTCATAGGGGCAGGGGTCTTGGCTGGCACTCGTGGCTTGAAGTATGCAAGGCCACTCTGGTCATTTTGGGCCATCCTGCAACTGAAGAGCATGTACCGGTTCTTCGCACATGGCATGGCAAACGAATCCTTGTGGCATGGCCGGAGCTCAGAGTTTATTCCTGAGTACATGCGCACCTTCATTCCTGAGGACCAGGAGACAGGCGTCAATCATGATGATAGAAACACATCAACTATGATGCCAGGCAAAAAATATCTGATCTGCGGAGAGTCCAACAAAGACATCACCTTAAAGAAGCCTCAATACACTATAAATATCAGCAACAGCAGCGCTCAGTCACTGGTCACACTGGGCAAGATTCAGGAGTACAATTGGAAGGGGATGAACAACAGAGATGGAGACAGTAAGTTTAAAGACTTGAGCATGGCCTTCTCACTGTCAAGGCTGCTTCGGTGCAGGCTTGAAGATGTGACACTGAACAAAGATAGCATTAACGACATGCAGCATCTAATCATCTCGGAGTTCATTCCTGACAGCCGAGGACAACGGCAGGAGGAGAAGGTGGACGGGCACCAGGCTGTCGAGGCTGAGCGGACATTCAGGATCCTTGAGTTGGAGCTTGCATTTGTCAGAGACTACTTCTACACCCTCTACCCATTGGTCTTCTGGGAAGGGCTTGGTTCTCTCTGTTTGAGTCTGCTCCTGTCCGCTGCAACTTTCGCCATTGCCTTCTGGCTGGCCGTAGGAATCCGCAAGGTCTATCAACCCCCAGAGGGCAATCTTGTGCTCTGGGTGGATGGATGTAATTTTGACATCATCATGACATGGGTGTTCATGTTCTGTGTGATGTTCAAGGAGATCTGGGAAATAGTCACATACCTGGTATCAAACTGGACAAGATTACTTGTCCTGTGCAAGTATGTGCAGGACCAGGCTTGGTTTGTGAGTGAACGACTCACGAAGCATCTAGTAAGGTCATTTTTCGAGTCAAAAATTGGCGAACCATGGCATGGACGTATCGATCAGTATGACTTCTTGCAGCAAATTACTTACAAGCCAACATTATGGAAACTGGCAAATGTCATCACCCTGGGAAAGATTAAAGGCAAATTGGATGGGAAAAAAACTGGTGAAGCCATCAAGATCCCTCAATGTGTAAAGCTAGCAATCCTACAGGCAATCCGCCGCATCGGCCTCACCA ATAGTTTTCTTGTCCCTGAAGTGCTATTTGTGGAAACCTTAAAGCATGCCCGCGAACAACTCAAGGATTGTAACCTGAAATGGTGTAGATATAACAAACTCATGGGAATTGCACTGCAAGCAACACCAAGCAGTGTAGATGAGAAATTGAAAATGAACATACTGCAGCAAGGTGTTACTCTAGCCAAGGACCTGATCGGAATGAAGGATGATGAAGCCTGTTGGAAGATCCTAGCTGAGGTTTGGGCTGATTTACTTGTGCACATCGCCCCAAGCTGGAATGCATCAGATCATAAGAATAATCTCGAGTCTGGAGGCGAGTTCATTACTCTAATCTGGGCATTGCTTTGGCACTGTGGCATCGAAAAGAGCAGCCTGTGGCACAAGGATGAAGCATTTGAAAACAATTCTCAAGTACCTCAAGAAAGCAGTACTGAAACCAGAAATGTTATACCTATGGATGAGCCAGCTAATGAGGATGGAATCGAGAGTTCAGAAGAGCTCAAGACAAGAAGCTTTAGGAGGGGAAAGGAGAGCAGAAATGGTCCAAAAGATACAGCAAAGCAATCACATGGTGAGAATGAAGAAAAGAATGGCATATCTTCCAGCAGCTTCAGGAGTTAA